A portion of the Collinsella aerofaciens genome contains these proteins:
- a CDS encoding transketolase gives MATIEELESLRWDLRRDCVDIIMAGAGGHIGGDMSVIDALMTLYANHLNISPETVDDPNRDRFVLSKGHAMEAYYAVLCHEGYLDLDDVKARFSKFGSPYIGHPNNKLKGIEMNSGSLGHGLPVAVGMALAGKMDGRDYRVYTIMGDGELAEGSVWEGAMSGGNYQLDNLCALVDRNRLQISGSTEDVMKQDSQEERWAAFGWNVLSIPGNDVQAIDAALTLAAETKGKPTVIILNTVKGYGSPVMEDKAAWHHHLPNDEEYAQIIADFAAHKEAING, from the coding sequence ATGGCAACTATCGAAGAGCTTGAATCCCTGCGTTGGGACCTTCGCCGCGATTGCGTCGATATCATCATGGCTGGCGCCGGCGGGCACATCGGCGGCGACATGTCGGTCATCGATGCCCTCATGACCCTCTACGCCAACCACCTCAACATTTCTCCCGAGACCGTCGACGATCCCAACCGCGATCGCTTCGTGCTCTCCAAGGGCCACGCCATGGAGGCCTACTACGCGGTGCTCTGCCACGAGGGCTATCTTGACCTCGATGACGTCAAGGCCCGCTTCTCCAAGTTCGGCAGCCCCTACATCGGCCACCCCAACAACAAGCTCAAGGGCATCGAGATGAACTCGGGCTCGCTGGGTCACGGCCTGCCCGTGGCCGTCGGGATGGCGCTTGCCGGCAAGATGGATGGCCGCGACTACCGCGTCTACACCATCATGGGCGACGGCGAGCTTGCCGAGGGCTCGGTCTGGGAGGGCGCCATGAGCGGCGGCAACTACCAGCTCGATAACCTGTGCGCGCTCGTGGACCGCAACCGCCTGCAGATCAGCGGCAGCACCGAGGACGTCATGAAGCAGGATTCGCAGGAGGAGCGCTGGGCCGCCTTCGGTTGGAACGTGCTGTCCATTCCGGGCAACGACGTCCAGGCCATCGACGCCGCGCTGACGCTGGCCGCCGAGACCAAGGGTAAGCCCACGGTCATCATCCTCAACACGGTGAAGGGCTACGGCTCGCCGGTTATGGAGGACAAGGCCGCCTGGCATCATCACCTGCCCAACGATGAGGAATATGCCCAGATCATCGCCGATTTCGCTGCCCATAAGGAGGCTATCAATGGCTAA
- a CDS encoding transketolase family protein, which produces MANKIANRKVICDTLLEAAATDKDIVVLCSDSRGSASLTPFFDQYPQQSIEVGIAEQDLVSIAAGMASCGKKAWAASPASFVTTRSYEQCKVDVSYSNTNVKLIGISGGVSYGALGMSHHSAQDIAAMSAIPNMRVYLPSDRFQTAELVRALVADNKPAYIRVGRNPVEDVYTEDECPFQMDRATWVRRGTDVTLVATGEMVRHAVDAADLLAEQGISATVLDMYCVKPLDAEAVIEAAGATRAVVTVEEHSPFGGLGSMVAQVVGEHCPRPVKCLSLPDAPVITGTSPEVFAHYGLTGAGIAQTVAEFLPAE; this is translated from the coding sequence ATGGCTAACAAGATCGCCAACCGCAAGGTTATCTGCGACACGCTGCTCGAGGCCGCCGCAACCGATAAAGACATCGTCGTCCTGTGCTCCGACTCCCGCGGCTCCGCGTCGCTCACGCCGTTCTTCGATCAGTATCCCCAGCAGTCCATTGAGGTCGGCATTGCCGAGCAGGACCTGGTGAGCATCGCTGCCGGCATGGCCTCGTGCGGTAAGAAGGCCTGGGCCGCCTCGCCGGCGTCCTTTGTGACCACGCGTTCGTATGAGCAGTGCAAGGTCGATGTCTCGTACTCCAACACCAACGTCAAGCTCATCGGCATCTCGGGCGGCGTGTCCTATGGCGCCCTGGGTATGAGCCACCATTCTGCGCAGGATATCGCCGCTATGAGCGCGATTCCCAACATGCGCGTGTATTTGCCGAGCGACCGCTTCCAGACCGCCGAGCTTGTGCGCGCCCTGGTAGCCGACAACAAGCCGGCCTACATCCGCGTGGGGCGCAACCCGGTCGAGGACGTGTACACCGAGGACGAGTGTCCGTTCCAGATGGATCGCGCCACCTGGGTGCGTCGCGGCACCGATGTGACGCTCGTCGCCACCGGCGAGATGGTCCGCCACGCCGTGGACGCCGCCGATCTGCTGGCCGAGCAGGGAATCTCGGCAACGGTGCTCGACATGTACTGCGTCAAGCCGCTCGACGCCGAGGCCGTGATCGAGGCCGCCGGCGCCACGCGCGCCGTCGTGACCGTCGAGGAGCACAGCCCCTTCGGCGGCCTGGGTTCCATGGTCGCGCAGGTCGTGGGCGAGCATTGCCCGCGTCCGGTCAAGTGCCTCTCCCTGCCCGACGCGCCGGTCATCACCGGTACGAGCCCCGAGGTCTTTGCGCACTACGGCCTGACGGGTGCCGGAATCGCGCAGACCGTCGCCGAGTTCTTGCCCGCAGAGTAA
- a CDS encoding FGGY family carbohydrate kinase, with amino-acid sequence MGRYIIGIDQSTQGTKALLVDEGGHLIHRADRSHRQIVNEAGWVSHDPAEIAANVLAVARAVVEETGVDPADVAGIGISNQRETTVAWNRTTGEPLCDAVVWQCARARELCDELAAREGVAELVRDTTGLVLSPYYPAGKMAWILANVPAAAEAAAAGELCLGTIDAWVVWTLTGGAEFRCDWSNASRTQLFDLRRGCWSEPVCEAFGVDVACLPQVTDSDGLFGMTDLGGFLPAPVPIHGVLGDSHAALFAQGCHSRGMAKATYGTGSSVMMNVGDEFVASSHGLSSSLAWRMDGVTEYVLEGNVSYAGAVKTWLRDDLELINNPEEVTDLCYAANPASRVYFVPAFTGLGAPHWASDAEGCVFGMTRTTGRAEFVKAADESIAYQIFDVIDAMVEDSGAALAELRVDGGPTRDAYLMQFESDLVGSPIRIASNDEMSGLGAAWACGIALGMYTRDVVDVYGARGIVEPAMSADERAKKIAGWRHAVDATIAYTA; translated from the coding sequence ATGGGCCGCTACATCATCGGAATCGATCAATCCACGCAGGGCACCAAGGCGCTGCTGGTGGACGAGGGCGGCCATTTGATTCATCGTGCCGATCGCTCGCATCGCCAGATTGTCAACGAGGCCGGCTGGGTGAGCCATGATCCAGCCGAGATCGCCGCCAACGTGCTGGCCGTGGCGCGCGCCGTGGTGGAGGAGACCGGGGTCGATCCGGCCGACGTCGCCGGCATCGGCATCTCCAACCAGCGCGAGACCACCGTTGCCTGGAACCGCACGACGGGCGAGCCGCTGTGCGACGCCGTGGTGTGGCAGTGCGCCCGCGCCCGCGAGCTGTGCGACGAGCTGGCCGCGCGCGAGGGCGTGGCCGAGCTGGTGCGCGACACGACGGGTCTAGTGCTCTCGCCCTACTACCCGGCGGGCAAGATGGCCTGGATCCTCGCGAACGTTCCCGCGGCTGCCGAGGCCGCTGCAGCGGGCGAGCTGTGCCTGGGCACCATCGATGCCTGGGTGGTCTGGACGCTCACGGGCGGCGCGGAGTTCCGCTGCGACTGGTCCAACGCCAGCCGCACGCAACTCTTTGACCTGCGCCGTGGCTGCTGGAGCGAGCCGGTGTGCGAGGCCTTTGGCGTTGACGTGGCCTGCCTGCCACAGGTGACCGATTCCGATGGCCTGTTCGGCATGACGGACCTGGGCGGCTTTTTGCCGGCACCCGTGCCCATTCACGGCGTGCTCGGCGACAGCCATGCCGCCTTGTTTGCGCAGGGCTGCCATAGCCGCGGCATGGCCAAGGCGACCTATGGCACCGGCAGCTCGGTCATGATGAACGTCGGCGACGAGTTCGTCGCCAGCTCGCACGGGCTTTCGAGCTCGCTCGCATGGCGCATGGACGGCGTGACCGAGTACGTGCTCGAGGGCAACGTGAGCTACGCCGGCGCCGTCAAGACGTGGCTGCGCGACGATCTGGAGCTCATCAACAATCCCGAGGAAGTCACCGACCTGTGCTACGCCGCCAATCCGGCGAGCCGCGTCTACTTTGTGCCGGCGTTCACTGGCCTGGGCGCGCCGCACTGGGCGAGCGATGCCGAGGGCTGCGTCTTTGGCATGACGCGCACCACGGGCCGTGCGGAGTTCGTAAAGGCCGCCGACGAGTCGATCGCCTATCAGATCTTCGACGTGATCGATGCGATGGTCGAGGATTCGGGCGCGGCACTGGCCGAGCTTCGTGTTGACGGCGGTCCCACGCGCGACGCGTACCTGATGCAGTTTGAGAGCGACCTGGTCGGCTCGCCCATCCGCATTGCGAGCAACGACGAGATGAGCGGTCTGGGTGCGGCTTGGGCCTGCGGCATTGCGCTGGGCATGTACACGCGCGACGTCGTTGACGTCTACGGCGCCCGCGGCATCGTGGAGCCTGCCATGTCTGCCGACGAACGAGCCAAAAAGATCGCCGGCTGGCGCCATGCTGTCGACGCCACAATTGCATACACTGCCTAG
- a CDS encoding S-ribosylhomocysteine lyase, with protein MERIASFSVDHLLLEPGVYVSRIDRDPATGAAVTTFDLRLTTPNKEPVMNTAECHTIEHLGATFLRNHAEWSSRIVYFGPMGCRTGFYLVVFGELTSEEILPLVRELFEFVASFEGDVPGAAPEECGNYLDQNLPMANWLARRYLDRDLADIDEKHLHYQQA; from the coding sequence ATGGAGCGTATCGCGAGTTTTTCCGTTGACCATCTGCTGCTTGAGCCCGGCGTGTACGTGAGCCGCATCGACCGCGATCCGGCGACCGGCGCCGCCGTCACCACGTTTGACCTGCGCCTGACCACGCCCAACAAGGAGCCGGTCATGAACACGGCCGAGTGCCACACCATCGAGCACCTGGGCGCGACGTTCCTTCGCAATCATGCCGAGTGGTCGAGCCGCATTGTCTACTTTGGTCCCATGGGCTGCCGCACGGGCTTTTACCTGGTTGTTTTTGGTGAGCTGACGAGCGAGGAGATTCTGCCGCTCGTGCGTGAGCTGTTCGAGTTTGTCGCCAGCTTTGAGGGCGATGTCCCCGGAGCCGCTCCCGAAGAGTGCGGCAACTACCTGGACCAGAACCTTCCCATGGCTAACTGGCTCGCGCGTCGCTATCTCGACCGTGACCTGGCCGATATCGACGAGAAGCACCTGCATTATCAGCAGGCATAA
- a CDS encoding PRD domain-containing protein, whose product MEIVKRINTSAVLCVDGNGRQLVAFGRGLGFKNVGDEVPLSEIQRTFYNVSSRYIALVDEVPDELLELTSDVIDMSTGLLPYEVSPNLPFILADHIAYAVKRKEQNIVVRMPLSFDVRQQYPVEFKIGEYALRIIRKRLNVRLPAHEAVGIAMAFINNMADSDSCEVVKEFSADIYDRVLEESTVAVENRLGIQVDREGFDYARFATHLQYLFNRLNSGESIVSDNRKMYLSLKKEYPVASMCADDIASVLSRLTGRELIDEERLYLMMHINRIASKTR is encoded by the coding sequence ATGGAAATTGTTAAACGAATTAATACCAGCGCTGTCCTCTGCGTCGATGGAAATGGCAGACAGTTGGTTGCATTCGGCCGTGGTCTGGGGTTTAAGAATGTCGGAGACGAGGTCCCTCTTTCGGAGATTCAACGAACGTTTTATAACGTTAGCTCTCGCTACATCGCTCTCGTTGACGAGGTCCCCGACGAGCTTCTCGAGCTTACCTCGGATGTTATTGATATGTCGACAGGTTTGCTGCCTTATGAGGTGAGCCCTAATTTGCCATTTATCCTTGCGGACCATATCGCGTATGCGGTTAAGCGCAAAGAGCAAAATATCGTTGTCCGCATGCCTTTATCGTTTGATGTCCGCCAACAATATCCCGTCGAATTTAAAATCGGCGAGTATGCACTTAGGATAATCAGGAAACGTCTTAACGTTAGGCTTCCAGCTCATGAGGCAGTTGGAATTGCCATGGCGTTTATCAATAACATGGCCGATTCGGACTCATGCGAAGTAGTTAAAGAGTTTAGCGCAGATATCTATGATCGTGTTCTGGAGGAGTCAACCGTTGCTGTTGAAAATCGGCTTGGCATTCAAGTTGATCGGGAAGGTTTCGATTACGCAAGGTTCGCAACCCATCTTCAGTACTTATTCAATAGGTTGAACTCTGGCGAAAGCATCGTGAGCGACAACCGCAAGATGTACCTCTCGCTCAAAAAAGAATATCCGGTGGCATCAATGTGCGCCGATGATATTGCTTCTGTTCTCAGCCGACTGACGGGGCGGGAACTTATAGACGAAGAAAGACTCTACCTCATGATGCACATCAATCGAATTGCATCGAAAACAAGGTAA
- a CDS encoding PTS transporter subunit EIIC, which produces MADTTKLAAEILEMVGGTDNVTFVAHCMTRLRFNLKDESIVDDAKVKAIDGVIDIRHSAGQYQVIVGPKVDKVYEIVAKETGIDAGDSEASEGETKGFLGKLMKFISGIMMPVLPALIACGMINAILSILTTAGAVSAESGIYTLLYGMGNACMYFMPVLVGSSAAQFFGTDRYIGAVLGAILVYPTFVAAAGAGDALDLLGMKFTMVSYSSTVFPAIVAAWFASVLNKWLRAVLPDVVAFALVPFLTVAVAAPVSLLVIGPVIQQASSLLASAVLAVYQFSPVLCGVILGPIFGLVMIPLGLHWALIVLSINNIMTVGSDPILGLLCCSMGVVGACLAFALRSKDPSEKSLGFSCAITGFFGITEPALYGIILEHKKIIIASMVAGAISAVIPAIFNTCTFVMTSSGIFSFPGYMDPSGDMSSLIGAILCNVVGLILNFVLVYILYRPDEEAVVE; this is translated from the coding sequence ATGGCAGATACAACCAAGCTCGCTGCCGAGATTCTCGAGATGGTGGGCGGCACAGACAACGTTACATTTGTAGCTCACTGCATGACTCGTTTAAGGTTCAACCTTAAGGACGAAAGCATCGTAGACGATGCAAAAGTCAAGGCGATTGATGGCGTGATCGACATTCGCCATTCCGCGGGGCAATATCAGGTGATTGTGGGACCTAAGGTCGATAAGGTCTATGAAATCGTTGCCAAGGAAACCGGGATTGATGCCGGAGATTCCGAGGCAAGCGAAGGAGAGACTAAGGGCTTTCTGGGAAAGCTAATGAAGTTCATCAGCGGCATCATGATGCCCGTTCTTCCTGCCTTGATCGCATGCGGAATGATAAACGCCATCCTTAGTATTCTGACGACGGCGGGTGCTGTTTCCGCCGAGAGCGGAATATACACTCTGCTGTACGGCATGGGAAATGCCTGCATGTATTTCATGCCCGTTCTTGTCGGATCATCTGCTGCTCAGTTCTTTGGAACCGATCGATATATCGGTGCGGTACTCGGCGCAATCCTGGTTTATCCGACTTTCGTTGCTGCGGCCGGAGCGGGCGATGCGCTGGATCTGCTCGGCATGAAGTTCACAATGGTGAGCTATTCCTCCACGGTGTTTCCTGCTATCGTGGCGGCTTGGTTCGCATCCGTTCTTAATAAGTGGCTGCGGGCGGTTCTTCCCGATGTTGTGGCATTTGCGCTCGTCCCGTTCCTGACGGTTGCTGTTGCCGCCCCCGTCTCGCTCCTTGTGATCGGTCCCGTTATTCAGCAGGCGAGCTCTTTGCTTGCGTCTGCAGTGCTGGCGGTCTATCAGTTCAGCCCCGTTCTTTGCGGCGTTATTCTCGGGCCGATATTCGGTCTCGTTATGATCCCCCTTGGACTCCATTGGGCCCTGATCGTGCTTTCCATCAACAATATTATGACCGTCGGCTCCGATCCTATCCTTGGACTTCTCTGCTGCAGCATGGGTGTTGTCGGCGCTTGTTTGGCGTTTGCTCTCCGCTCGAAGGACCCGAGTGAAAAGAGTCTTGGGTTCAGCTGTGCCATTACGGGCTTTTTCGGGATTACGGAACCGGCGCTGTACGGCATCATCTTGGAGCACAAGAAGATCATTATCGCTTCCATGGTCGCCGGAGCAATCAGTGCTGTTATTCCGGCGATTTTCAACACCTGTACGTTCGTTATGACGTCGAGCGGCATTTTTAGCTTTCCCGGTTATATGGATCCTTCTGGTGATATGAGCAGCCTCATCGGCGCAATTCTTTGCAATGTCGTCGGTTTAATTCTTAACTTCGTTCTCGTTTACATCCTGTATCGCCCTGATGAAGAGGCAGTAGTGGAGTAG